Proteins from a genomic interval of Watersipora subatra chromosome 10, tzWatSuba1.1, whole genome shotgun sequence:
- the LOC137405795 gene encoding uncharacterized protein, translating into MDLKLTIVIIGMLAAGSWAISCYNCADCATQDAIKIDCSIVGNSDSCYATYLESTGLVSKSCGVAELDDYNLKTGCTKKNGAKLCRCKTNYCNTDALISGSPAISVCSSLILLMLAAIRFF; encoded by the exons ATGGATTTGAAACTCACCATTGTTATAATTG GTATGTTAGCTGCTGGAAGCTGGGCCATATCATGCTACAACTGCGCTGACTGTGCCACGCAAGACGCGATAAAAATAGATTGTTCCATCGTGGGCAACTCAGACTCATGCTATGCAACGTATTTAGAGTCTACAGGTTTAG TAAGCAAATCATGTGGAGTCGCTGAACTGGACGATTACAACCTAAAGACGGGCTGCACTAAAAAGAATGGAGCAAAGCTTTGTCGGTGTAAAACAAACTACTGCAATACCGATGCCTTGATATCCGGTTCTCCTGCCATTTCTGTCTGCTCTAGTTTAATTTTGCTTATGCTGGCCGCCATAAGGTTTTTCTAA